A window from Marinobacter salsuginis encodes these proteins:
- a CDS encoding methyl-accepting chemotaxis protein, translating to MNKVARDLAPDTAIGTESVISVYRMRLRVFDYFSTGDEETLSYFDELEGEFNEVMARAQENIQDPDAAKLVDRINSSTGEYISAFRNELVPAKRQVLSIIKDELDVHGPNATKALRMALNGVANREPESDLRAGLEQLLNDAMVMQLTAQRYLSNGDEDSQKALGWAIEDLADALELLEPEDGPDFVQVYMDTVVEELANYQAAVEKMLDQQSIVVSVKKDKLDVLGPEIARMARELESTIFDSLEVEADVASAETDLALRFTLIAFFVSLVLGLIVAVLMSRMMGVSVKRAKTEILGYLDDIANNNGDLSTRLTPGRPDEIGDFIGAVNTFLETLEKTISQIVRASRQLTGESESLSGITERTTANSEQQRDQITQVSAAMQEMVSTSEEIASNTSETDESARKAASLADSGQETVGSAIRAVTNLANQVEKGSTRIQQLENESAEIGNVLAVIQSIAEQTNLLALNAAIEAARAGEAGRGFAVVADEVRGLAKRVQESTVDIERIVSQLQSGAAGAVVDMSKAKQMAEEASEEASKSGEALTDILAAVNSIVEMTTQIASATEQQRATASEMTQNVEISSSAIEELAGDISQVNHSSQSLATMADELNTLVRRFRASES from the coding sequence ATGAATAAGGTCGCCCGAGACCTGGCGCCGGATACGGCGATTGGCACAGAGTCGGTTATCAGTGTTTATCGGATGCGGCTTCGGGTGTTCGATTATTTCTCCACCGGCGATGAAGAAACACTCAGCTATTTCGATGAGCTGGAGGGGGAATTCAATGAAGTGATGGCCAGGGCCCAGGAGAATATACAGGACCCAGATGCCGCCAAATTGGTGGACCGTATCAACAGCAGCACCGGTGAGTACATCAGCGCCTTCAGGAACGAGCTGGTTCCGGCAAAACGCCAGGTTCTGTCGATCATAAAGGACGAACTGGACGTTCACGGTCCAAACGCCACCAAGGCTTTAAGAATGGCCCTTAACGGCGTTGCCAACCGGGAACCCGAGAGCGATCTTCGGGCCGGCCTTGAGCAGCTCCTCAACGATGCCATGGTCATGCAATTGACCGCCCAGCGTTACCTGTCCAACGGCGACGAGGACTCCCAGAAAGCCCTCGGCTGGGCAATCGAAGACCTGGCCGATGCGCTGGAGCTGCTGGAACCCGAAGATGGTCCTGACTTTGTTCAGGTCTATATGGACACCGTCGTTGAAGAACTGGCCAACTACCAGGCGGCGGTCGAGAAGATGCTGGACCAGCAAAGCATTGTGGTCAGCGTCAAGAAAGACAAACTGGATGTGCTGGGTCCAGAAATTGCCCGAATGGCCAGAGAACTGGAGTCCACAATATTTGACTCGCTGGAAGTAGAGGCTGACGTCGCCAGTGCCGAGACCGACCTCGCCCTAAGGTTCACGCTGATTGCGTTCTTTGTGTCGTTGGTGCTTGGCCTGATCGTCGCTGTGCTGATGAGTCGGATGATGGGTGTCAGCGTCAAACGTGCCAAAACCGAAATCCTCGGTTATCTCGACGACATCGCCAACAATAACGGCGACTTGTCCACCAGGCTGACCCCGGGTCGCCCGGACGAAATCGGTGACTTCATTGGTGCCGTCAACACCTTCCTGGAAACCCTCGAGAAGACAATCTCACAAATCGTGAGGGCTTCGCGCCAACTCACAGGTGAGTCGGAATCCCTCTCCGGCATCACGGAGCGCACGACCGCCAACTCTGAACAGCAGCGCGATCAGATCACTCAGGTGTCTGCCGCCATGCAGGAAATGGTCTCGACCTCTGAAGAAATCGCTTCGAACACCAGCGAAACTGACGAATCCGCCCGCAAGGCAGCATCTCTTGCCGATTCCGGCCAGGAAACCGTTGGCTCTGCCATCAGAGCAGTCACTAACCTTGCCAATCAGGTAGAAAAAGGTTCGACGCGCATCCAGCAGCTGGAAAACGAGTCAGCCGAGATTGGCAATGTGCTTGCGGTGATTCAGAGCATTGCAGAACAGACCAACCTTCTGGCCTTGAACGCAGCTATCGAAGCGGCCCGTGCCGGCGAGGCAGGACGGGGTTTTGCCGTGGTTGCCGACGAGGTCCGCGGGCTGGCCAAACGGGTGCAGGAATCAACCGTCGATATCGAGCGCATTGTGTCACAACTTCAAAGTGGCGCAGCCGGTGCAGTTGTAGACATGAGCAAGGCCAAGCAGATGGCCGAAGAAGCCAGCGAGGAGGCGAGCAAGTCCGGCGAAGCACTGACCGATATTCTGGCCGCGGTAAACAGCATCGTCGAAATGACAACCCAGATAGCCAGCGCCACCGAACAGCAGAGAGCCACGGCATCCGAGATGACTCAAAATGTGGAGATAAGCAGTAGTGCCATTGAAGAACTCGCCGGGGATATCTCCCAGGTAAACCATTCAAGCCAATCGCTGGCCACCATGGCTGATGAGTTGAACACTCTGGTGAGACGCTTCCGCGCCAGCGAATCCTGA